A stretch of Suncus etruscus isolate mSunEtr1 chromosome 9, mSunEtr1.pri.cur, whole genome shotgun sequence DNA encodes these proteins:
- the CTTN gene encoding src substrate cortactin isoform X1, whose product MWKASAGHAVSPPQDDGGADDWETDPDFVNDVSEKEQRWGAKTVQGSGHQEHIDIHKLRENVFQEHKSLKEKELETGPKASRGYGGKFGVEQDRMDKSAVGHEYQAQLSKHCSQVDSVRGFGGKFGVQVDRVDQSAVGFEYQGKTEKHASQKDYSSGFGGKYGVQADRVDKSAVGFDYQGRTEKHESQKDYSRGFGGKYGIDKDKVDKSAVGFEYQGKTEKHESQKDYVKGFGGKFGVQTDRQDKCALGWDHQEKVQLHESQRDYSHGFGGKFGVQKDRMDKNAATFEDVAKVSSTYQKTVPVEAANSKASNIRANFENLAKEQEQEGRRKVEAERAQRAAREQQEREDARRQMAEPPRSQEPPRTQEQSLPAVPSPQPAQEQPPSSPVYEDAVPFKAAPTLEPVYSGEEEPVYESTEGPGHYPAEENTYDEYENELGITAIALYDYQAAGDDEISFDPDDVITNIEMIDDGWWRGLCKGRFGLFPANYVELRQ is encoded by the exons ATGTGGAAGGCTTCCGCGGGCCATGCTGTGTCCCCCCCACAGGATGACGGGGGTGCTGACGATTGGGAGACGGACCCCGACTTTGTG AATGACGTGAGTGAGAAAGAGCAGAGATGGGGGGCCAAGACCGTGCAGGGCTCTGGCCACCAGGAGCACATCGA CATCCACAAGCTGAGAGAAAACGTGTTCCAAGAGCACAAGAGCCTCAAGGAGAAGGAGCTGGAGACCGGCCCCAAGGCCTCGCGCGGCTATGGGGGCAAGTTCGGCGTCGAGCAGGATCGCATGGATAAG TCGGCCGTGGGCCACGAGTACCAGGCCCAGCTCTCCAAGCACTGCTCACAGGTGGACTCGGTGCGTGGCTTCGGGGGCAAATTTGGCGTCCAGGTGGACCGAGTGGACCAG TCAGCCGTGGGCTTCGAGTACCAGGGGAAGACGGAGAAGCACGCCTCCCAGAAAG ACTACTCGAGCGGCTTCGGGGGCAAATATGGAGTGCAGGCTGACCGTGTGGACAAGAGCGCAGTGGGTTTCGACTACCAGGGCCGCACCGAGAAGCACGAGTCACAGAAAG ATTATTCCAGGGGCTTCGGCGGCAAGTACGGCATCGACAAGGACAAGGTGGACAAGAGCGCAGTCGGCTTCGAGTACCAGGGCAAGACCGAGAAGCACGAGTCACAGAAAG ACTACGTGAAGGGCTTCGGTGGGAAGTTCGGCgtccagacagacagacaggacaaGTGTGCGCTGGGCTGGGACCACCAGGAGAAGGTGCAGCTACACGAGTCCCAGAGAG ATTATTCCCATGGCTTTGGTGGCAAGTTTGGGGTGCAGAAGGACCGCATGGACAAG AATGCTGCCACCTTCGAGGATGTGGCCAAGGTGTCGTCCACATACCAGAAGACGGTGCCCGTGGAGGCAG CCAACAGCAAAGCGAGCAACATTAGAGCCAATTTTGAGAACCTTGCcaaggagcaggagcaggagggCAGGAGGAAGGTGGAGGCGGAGCGCGCCCAGAGGGCAGCCAGGGAGCAGCAGGAGCGGGAGGACGCCCGGCGGCAAATGGCT GAGCCACCTCGTTCCCAGGAGCCACCTCGTACTCAGGAGCAGAGCCTCCCAGCGGTCCCCTCTCCACAGCCAGCCCAGGAGCAGCCGCCCTCCAGCCCTGTCTACGAG GACGCCGTTCCGTTCAAGGCCGCACCCACGCTGGAGCCTGTGTACTCCGGGGAGGAGGAGCCCGTGTACGAGAGCACCGAGGGCCCCGGCCACTACCCCGCAG AGGAAAACACTTACGACGAGTACGAGAACGAGCTGGGCATCACGGCCATCGCCCTGTACGACTACCAGGCCG CGGGCGACGACGAGATCTCCTTCGACCCCGACGACGTCATCACCAACATCGAGATGATCGACGACGGCTGGTGGCGCGGCCTGTGCAAGGGCCGCTTTGGCCTCTTCCCCGCCAACTATGTGGAGCTGCGCCAGTAG
- the CTTN gene encoding src substrate cortactin isoform X2, translating into MWKASAGHAVSPPQDDGGADDWETDPDFVNDVSEKEQRWGAKTVQGSGHQEHIDIHKLRENVFQEHKSLKEKELETGPKASRGYGGKFGVEQDRMDKSAVGHEYQAQLSKHCSQVDSVRGFGGKFGVQVDRVDQSAVGFEYQGKTEKHASQKDYSSGFGGKYGVQADRVDKSAVGFDYQGRTEKHESQKDYVKGFGGKFGVQTDRQDKCALGWDHQEKVQLHESQRDYSHGFGGKFGVQKDRMDKNAATFEDVAKVSSTYQKTVPVEAANSKASNIRANFENLAKEQEQEGRRKVEAERAQRAAREQQEREDARRQMAEPPRSQEPPRTQEQSLPAVPSPQPAQEQPPSSPVYEDAVPFKAAPTLEPVYSGEEEPVYESTEGPGHYPAEENTYDEYENELGITAIALYDYQAAGDDEISFDPDDVITNIEMIDDGWWRGLCKGRFGLFPANYVELRQ; encoded by the exons ATGTGGAAGGCTTCCGCGGGCCATGCTGTGTCCCCCCCACAGGATGACGGGGGTGCTGACGATTGGGAGACGGACCCCGACTTTGTG AATGACGTGAGTGAGAAAGAGCAGAGATGGGGGGCCAAGACCGTGCAGGGCTCTGGCCACCAGGAGCACATCGA CATCCACAAGCTGAGAGAAAACGTGTTCCAAGAGCACAAGAGCCTCAAGGAGAAGGAGCTGGAGACCGGCCCCAAGGCCTCGCGCGGCTATGGGGGCAAGTTCGGCGTCGAGCAGGATCGCATGGATAAG TCGGCCGTGGGCCACGAGTACCAGGCCCAGCTCTCCAAGCACTGCTCACAGGTGGACTCGGTGCGTGGCTTCGGGGGCAAATTTGGCGTCCAGGTGGACCGAGTGGACCAG TCAGCCGTGGGCTTCGAGTACCAGGGGAAGACGGAGAAGCACGCCTCCCAGAAAG ACTACTCGAGCGGCTTCGGGGGCAAATATGGAGTGCAGGCTGACCGTGTGGACAAGAGCGCAGTGGGTTTCGACTACCAGGGCCGCACCGAGAAGCACGAGTCACAGAAAG ACTACGTGAAGGGCTTCGGTGGGAAGTTCGGCgtccagacagacagacaggacaaGTGTGCGCTGGGCTGGGACCACCAGGAGAAGGTGCAGCTACACGAGTCCCAGAGAG ATTATTCCCATGGCTTTGGTGGCAAGTTTGGGGTGCAGAAGGACCGCATGGACAAG AATGCTGCCACCTTCGAGGATGTGGCCAAGGTGTCGTCCACATACCAGAAGACGGTGCCCGTGGAGGCAG CCAACAGCAAAGCGAGCAACATTAGAGCCAATTTTGAGAACCTTGCcaaggagcaggagcaggagggCAGGAGGAAGGTGGAGGCGGAGCGCGCCCAGAGGGCAGCCAGGGAGCAGCAGGAGCGGGAGGACGCCCGGCGGCAAATGGCT GAGCCACCTCGTTCCCAGGAGCCACCTCGTACTCAGGAGCAGAGCCTCCCAGCGGTCCCCTCTCCACAGCCAGCCCAGGAGCAGCCGCCCTCCAGCCCTGTCTACGAG GACGCCGTTCCGTTCAAGGCCGCACCCACGCTGGAGCCTGTGTACTCCGGGGAGGAGGAGCCCGTGTACGAGAGCACCGAGGGCCCCGGCCACTACCCCGCAG AGGAAAACACTTACGACGAGTACGAGAACGAGCTGGGCATCACGGCCATCGCCCTGTACGACTACCAGGCCG CGGGCGACGACGAGATCTCCTTCGACCCCGACGACGTCATCACCAACATCGAGATGATCGACGACGGCTGGTGGCGCGGCCTGTGCAAGGGCCGCTTTGGCCTCTTCCCCGCCAACTATGTGGAGCTGCGCCAGTAG